One region of Culex pipiens pallens isolate TS chromosome 2, TS_CPP_V2, whole genome shotgun sequence genomic DNA includes:
- the LOC120421558 gene encoding thioredoxin domain-containing protein 15 → MKFLLISISVITIAQSCNAFRFSGLEFYAYILNGDFLDYKPFGGGSSSKSEEVQQTVASVGQSPNSFVDFITYQDKKHCTIYEEQAEPDEVKVSDGKRGPLKVKCIPAKGNGTLHIITSLKEVISVLAPHGNSTKRTQAGSCVVMLFYTKTCIHSAMMAPHYNALARHFPDLKVAAIDAFNFHSLNTEFGIVGLPTIMFFHQGRPLVKFNDTEITLESLVKFVTKHSGVEPRLVNHKMTITMPHYISDDFKGPLLNKVEKRTDYWLYVAWIFIIVCSCYYFSKSAFYVQIIEMIKRNWRESEAHHHS, encoded by the exons ATGAAATTCTTGCTAATTTCAATCAGTGTTATTACCA TTGCCCAAAGCTGTAATGCGTTTCGCTTCAGTGGATTGGAGTTTTACGCGTACATTCTGAATGGAGACTTCCTGGACTATAAGCCCTTCGGTGGTGGATCCAGTTCCAAGAGCGAGGAGGTCCAGCAAACCGTCGCATCGGTTGGGCAGAGCCCAAATTCGTTTGTGGATTTCATAACCTACCAGGACAAGAAGCACTGCACGATCTACGAGGAACAGGCCGAGCCGGATGAGGTCAAGGTCTCGGATGGGAAGCGAGGTCCGCTCAAGGTTAAATGTATTCCGGCCAAAGGAAACGGGACGCTGCATATAATAACTTCGCTGAAGGAGGTCATAAGCGTGCTGGCACCGCATGGCAACTCAACGAAGCGAACCCAGGCCGGGAGTTGCGTCGTGATGCTGTTCTATACCAAAACCTGCATCCACAGTGCCATGATGGCACCGCACTACAACGCACTGGCCCGTCACTTTCCCGACCTGAAGGTGGCGGCCATCGATGCGTTCAACTTTCACTCGCTCAATACGGAGTTTGGAATCGTGGGACTGCCCACGATCATGTTCTTCCACCAGGGAAGGCCGCTGGTCAAGTTCAACGACACGGAAATAACGCTCGAATCTTTAGTCAAATTCGTTACCAAACACTCCGGCGTGGAACCCCGACTGGTGAACCACAAAATGACCATCACAATGCCGCACTACATCTCGGACGACTTCAAAGGGCCACTTTTGAACAAGGTCGAAAAGCGAACCGATTACTGGCTGTACGTGGCCTGGATATTCATCATCGTGTGCAGTTGTTACTACTTCTCCAAGTCGGCATTCTATGTGCAAATTATCGAGATGATCAAACGAAATTGGAGGGAATCCGAGGCGCACCATCACAGCTAA